A genome region from Altererythrobacter aquiaggeris includes the following:
- the mutS gene encoding DNA mismatch repair protein MutS: MAGKTTPMMQQYHALKREAGDCLLFYRMGDFFELFFDDAKLAAGILDIALTARGKDSGDPIPMCGVPVHAAEGYLARLIKAGCRVAIAEQTETPEEAKKRGGYKALVARDIVRFVTAGTLTEEALLEPRRANMLVAVCEVRGTAGIAACDISTGQMELEECSLDGIGAALARLGASELVAPEGWDAGPESAVTRPPQSFASDEGEIRLRKIHGVSTLDGFGTFTRPMLAAASGLISYLDHIGRGTLPLLLPPAARDGDANMAMDEATRASLEILAAQTGGRQGSLVAAVDRCVTGAGARQLAGDLSAPLTDVGAIQARLALVRWLYDDPLLRSDLREVLRALPDIGRALGRIVAGRGSPRDLGQVRDGLAEARRIRDFLQGKPDIPPLLNGLLPCLGGHGALTDLLGRALVLTPPTERAKGGFIAEGYDAALDELRQTSGNARRAIAAMETRYRDETAIASLKIKHNGVLGYFIEVPAKHGDALMTADSGFTHRQTMAGAVRFNSVRLHEEAARITEAGGHALVAEEAHFQELTAEVIAARETIARTAAALARIDVSAGQAERAAEGNWCAPDIVEERCLQICGGRHPVVEAALAAGGDRFVANDCKLSEDDRLWLIGGPNMGGKSTFLRQNALIVLLAQAGGFVPATAARIGLVDRLFSRVGASDNLAKGRSTFMVEMVETAAILSQATERSFVILDEVGRGTSTYDGLALAWAVVEAVHETNRCRCLFATHYHELSRLAESCDALSLHHVRAREWKGDLVLLHELSKGPADRSYGLAVAKLAGVPPAVVSRARSVLNRLEQNRSDTGGLAAGLGDLPLFAASAQATSDEPDILRARLEELDIDALAPREALELLYELKRDAEK; this comes from the coding sequence ATGGCGGGTAAGACCACTCCGATGATGCAGCAATATCATGCGCTCAAGCGCGAGGCAGGGGATTGCCTGCTGTTCTACCGGATGGGGGACTTCTTCGAGCTGTTTTTCGATGACGCAAAACTGGCAGCCGGCATTCTCGACATTGCTCTGACTGCAAGAGGTAAGGATAGCGGTGATCCGATCCCGATGTGCGGCGTGCCTGTTCACGCGGCAGAGGGCTATCTGGCACGGCTGATAAAGGCCGGTTGCCGCGTCGCCATTGCCGAGCAGACCGAAACCCCCGAGGAAGCGAAGAAACGCGGCGGTTACAAGGCACTGGTGGCACGCGATATCGTGCGGTTCGTCACCGCGGGAACATTGACCGAAGAAGCGCTGCTGGAACCGCGCCGCGCAAATATGCTGGTCGCGGTGTGCGAGGTGCGCGGCACGGCCGGCATCGCGGCCTGCGATATTTCTACCGGCCAGATGGAGCTGGAGGAATGCAGTCTCGATGGTATCGGCGCTGCTCTGGCGCGCTTGGGTGCAAGCGAACTCGTTGCTCCAGAAGGCTGGGATGCGGGCCCCGAAAGTGCTGTCACTCGACCGCCGCAAAGCTTCGCAAGCGACGAGGGTGAAATCCGCCTCAGGAAAATCCACGGCGTGTCCACGCTCGACGGGTTCGGCACATTCACACGCCCGATGCTTGCAGCAGCCAGTGGTCTGATCAGCTATCTGGACCATATCGGACGCGGCACACTGCCATTGCTGCTGCCGCCCGCAGCGCGCGACGGCGACGCGAATATGGCGATGGATGAAGCGACGCGCGCCAGTCTGGAAATCCTCGCCGCACAGACCGGCGGAAGACAAGGCAGCCTTGTCGCAGCGGTCGATCGCTGCGTGACGGGAGCGGGCGCCCGGCAGTTGGCCGGCGATCTTTCGGCGCCGCTTACCGATGTGGGCGCAATACAAGCACGGTTGGCACTGGTCCGCTGGCTGTATGATGATCCGCTGCTAAGATCAGATCTGCGTGAGGTGCTGCGCGCATTGCCCGATATCGGCCGGGCCTTGGGGCGTATCGTTGCCGGCAGGGGTAGTCCGCGTGATCTGGGTCAGGTGCGTGATGGCCTCGCCGAAGCGCGCCGGATACGCGATTTTCTGCAAGGCAAGCCCGATATCCCGCCGCTGCTGAACGGATTGTTGCCCTGCCTTGGCGGTCACGGCGCGCTGACCGATTTGCTTGGGCGCGCACTGGTACTCACGCCGCCAACCGAACGCGCAAAGGGCGGCTTCATCGCCGAAGGATATGATGCGGCGCTCGACGAATTGCGGCAAACATCTGGAAACGCGCGCCGCGCGATTGCAGCGATGGAAACCCGCTACCGCGACGAAACAGCGATCGCCTCGCTCAAAATCAAGCATAACGGGGTGCTGGGCTATTTCATCGAGGTTCCCGCCAAACACGGCGATGCGCTGATGACTGCGGATAGCGGGTTCACCCACCGCCAGACGATGGCCGGCGCGGTCCGGTTCAATTCGGTCAGGCTGCATGAGGAGGCCGCGCGGATTACCGAGGCTGGAGGCCATGCACTGGTTGCCGAGGAGGCGCATTTCCAGGAACTGACCGCTGAAGTGATTGCAGCGCGCGAGACGATCGCCCGCACCGCTGCTGCGCTGGCGCGGATCGATGTGTCGGCAGGGCAGGCCGAACGCGCGGCAGAGGGTAATTGGTGCGCGCCTGACATCGTCGAGGAGCGATGCCTGCAAATCTGCGGCGGCCGCCACCCGGTCGTCGAAGCGGCGCTGGCGGCGGGCGGCGACCGGTTCGTAGCCAATGATTGCAAACTTTCAGAGGATGACCGGCTATGGCTGATCGGCGGGCCCAACATGGGCGGCAAATCAACATTTTTGCGCCAGAATGCCCTCATCGTGCTGCTTGCTCAGGCTGGCGGCTTTGTTCCGGCCACAGCTGCCAGGATCGGTCTGGTTGACCGATTGTTCAGCCGTGTCGGCGCTTCGGACAATCTTGCCAAAGGCCGTTCGACTTTCATGGTCGAAATGGTCGAGACCGCAGCGATACTGAGCCAGGCTACCGAACGCAGTTTTGTGATTCTGGACGAGGTCGGGCGCGGCACTTCGACCTATGACGGATTGGCACTGGCTTGGGCAGTGGTCGAGGCGGTGCATGAAACCAACCGGTGCCGGTGTTTGTTCGCGACCCATTATCACGAACTTTCGCGGCTGGCCGAAAGCTGTGATGCCCTGTCGCTGCATCACGTCCGCGCCCGCGAGTGGAAGGGCGATCTGGTGTTGCTGCACGAACTTTCAAAAGGTCCGGCAGATCGAAGTTATGGTTTGGCGGTGGCGAAGCTGGCGGGTGTTCCGCCGGCGGTGGTCAGCCGCGCGCGTTCGGTACTGAACCGGCTCGAACAAAACCGTTCGGACACCGGGGGGCTGGCGGCGGGCCTTGGGGATTTGCCGTTATTCGCTGCCTCTGCGCAAGCCACCAGTGATGAACCGGATATATTGCGCGCAAGACTGGAAGAGCTCGATATCGATGCGCTTGCACCGCGTGAAGCGCTTGAATTGCTATATGAATTGAAGCGCGACGCCGAAAAATAG
- a CDS encoding NADP-dependent malic enzyme, whose translation MADEKDLSFTEREALFYHSTIRPGKIEIIASKPMATQRDLSLAYSPGVAAPVQAIADDPASAAIYTSRANLVAVISNGTAILGMGNLGALASKPVMEGKAVLFKRFADVDSIDIELDTEDPDKFIEAVALMEPSFGGINLEDIAAPECFIIEQALRERMKIPVMHDDQHGTAIIAAAGLLNACHLTGRDLKDVKMVVNGAGASAIACTELIKALGVPHGNVIMCDRSGPIYRGRGDNIDQWKSAHAVDTDARSLEDALRGADIFLGLSAAGALKASDVEHMADQPIIFAMANPVPEIMPDVAKAVRPDAIIATGRSDFPNQVNNVLGFPFIFRGALDVRATTINEEMKIAAARAIAELARETVPEEVAAAYGKNQQFGREYIIPAPFDPRLMERVSSAVAKAAMDSGVAQSPIEDFAAYAHSLKARLNPTTSVLTQVYEDAKKNPKRVVFAEAEEEVVLRAAVQFRDFGYGTPVLVGRTQKVIEKLTALAVDDPDSFEIQNSADSDLVPAMVDYLYKRLQRKGYTERDVRRTVNQERNVFSALLVALGHGDAMISGLTRPFGQTAREVGLVLDPKAGAVPFGIHLMIGKNYTVFLADTTINERPNAEQLAHIAKETAAVAQRLGHQPRVAFLSYSTFGNPSGKWLDNIRDAVHILDEDDSVTFEYEGEMAPDAALNPAVMQRYPFSRLSAPANVLVMPGLQSANLSAKLLRELAGNAVIGPMLIGMEKPVQIAPMTAIAPDVLTLAVLAAAGVVS comes from the coding sequence GTGGCTGACGAAAAAGATCTGAGTTTCACCGAGCGCGAGGCGCTGTTCTACCACAGCACGATCCGGCCAGGGAAAATCGAGATCATCGCATCAAAGCCGATGGCGACCCAGCGCGATCTCAGTCTGGCCTATTCGCCCGGTGTTGCCGCCCCGGTTCAGGCGATTGCCGACGATCCGGCCAGCGCAGCGATTTACACCAGCCGGGCAAATCTGGTGGCGGTCATTTCCAACGGCACAGCCATTTTGGGTATGGGCAATCTGGGGGCACTGGCGTCCAAGCCGGTGATGGAAGGCAAGGCAGTCCTTTTCAAACGCTTCGCGGATGTCGATTCCATAGATATCGAGCTCGACACCGAAGACCCTGACAAGTTCATCGAAGCCGTCGCGCTGATGGAACCAAGTTTTGGCGGCATCAATCTGGAAGATATCGCCGCGCCGGAATGCTTCATCATCGAACAGGCTTTGCGCGAACGGATGAAAATTCCGGTCATGCATGATGATCAGCACGGCACCGCGATCATTGCGGCGGCCGGTCTGCTTAACGCGTGCCATCTGACCGGCCGCGATCTCAAAGATGTCAAAATGGTCGTCAACGGAGCGGGCGCTTCCGCGATTGCCTGCACCGAACTGATCAAGGCGCTGGGCGTACCGCATGGCAATGTGATCATGTGCGACCGCTCCGGCCCGATTTACCGGGGCCGCGGCGACAATATCGACCAATGGAAAAGCGCGCATGCGGTCGATACCGATGCGCGCAGTCTGGAAGACGCCTTGCGCGGGGCCGACATCTTCCTCGGTCTTTCGGCCGCAGGCGCTCTGAAGGCGAGCGATGTCGAGCATATGGCCGATCAGCCGATCATTTTCGCAATGGCCAATCCGGTGCCTGAAATCATGCCCGATGTGGCCAAGGCCGTGAGGCCCGATGCGATTATCGCGACGGGACGTTCCGATTTCCCCAACCAGGTCAACAACGTCCTCGGCTTCCCGTTCATTTTCCGCGGCGCACTGGATGTGCGGGCCACGACGATCAACGAAGAAATGAAAATCGCGGCGGCGCGCGCCATCGCCGAATTGGCGCGCGAAACCGTGCCCGAAGAAGTTGCTGCAGCCTATGGCAAGAACCAGCAGTTCGGCCGCGAATACATTATTCCGGCGCCGTTCGATCCGCGGCTGATGGAGCGGGTTTCCTCCGCTGTGGCAAAGGCCGCGATGGACAGCGGAGTGGCGCAAAGCCCGATCGAGGATTTTGCCGCTTACGCCCATTCGCTCAAAGCCCGGCTCAATCCCACGACTTCGGTGCTGACGCAGGTTTACGAAGATGCAAAGAAGAACCCCAAACGGGTGGTGTTCGCAGAAGCGGAAGAAGAAGTGGTGCTGCGCGCCGCGGTCCAGTTCCGCGATTTCGGGTACGGAACACCCGTGCTGGTTGGCCGCACGCAGAAAGTGATCGAGAAACTGACTGCGCTCGCCGTGGATGATCCCGATAGTTTCGAAATCCAGAATTCGGCAGATTCGGACCTGGTGCCGGCAATGGTCGATTACCTGTACAAGCGGCTGCAGCGCAAAGGTTATACCGAGCGTGATGTCCGCCGCACGGTCAATCAGGAACGCAACGTCTTTTCCGCATTGCTGGTCGCGCTTGGCCACGGCGATGCGATGATTTCGGGTCTGACCCGGCCGTTTGGCCAGACCGCGCGCGAAGTCGGGCTGGTGCTTGATCCCAAAGCAGGCGCGGTGCCGTTTGGCATCCATCTGATGATCGGCAAGAATTACACCGTTTTCCTCGCAGATACGACTATCAACGAACGGCCCAATGCCGAACAGCTTGCCCATATCGCGAAGGAAACCGCAGCGGTGGCGCAGCGTCTCGGCCATCAGCCGCGCGTCGCTTTCCTCAGCTATTCGACGTTTGGCAACCCGTCGGGCAAATGGCTCGATAATATCCGTGATGCGGTGCACATTCTGGACGAGGATGACAGCGTGACTTTCGAATATGAAGGCGAGATGGCACCCGATGCCGCGCTTAATCCGGCGGTTATGCAACGCTATCCCTTCAGCCGGCTGTCCGCACCCGCCAATGTGCTGGTGATGCCGGGGCTTCAATCGGCCAATCTGTCGGCCAAATTGCTGCGCGAACTGGCGGGCAATGCGGTGATCGGCCCGATGCTGATCGGGATGGAAAAACCCGTCCAGATCGCTCCGATGACCGCGATTGCGCCCGATGTTCTGACGCTGGCGGTTCTGGCAGCTGCCGGGGTGGTCAGTTAA
- a CDS encoding DUF202 domain-containing protein — MSEEFPSSNELAEKRTDFAEERTDWAEDRTVQATERTYAGWLRTAFAAIGIGLGFRAVFGDFDPPWLAKAIATVFIIIGGIVAWSAQRNACKSMERLHTHDVKAPRTLHMRWLSYIVSSGAAILVIALWLLRKSVVT, encoded by the coding sequence ATGAGTGAGGAATTTCCCAGTTCGAACGAGCTTGCCGAGAAGCGCACCGATTTTGCCGAAGAGCGCACCGACTGGGCAGAGGATCGGACAGTACAGGCAACCGAACGCACTTATGCCGGCTGGCTCAGAACGGCCTTTGCAGCCATTGGCATCGGCTTGGGCTTTCGGGCGGTTTTCGGCGATTTCGACCCGCCGTGGCTGGCTAAGGCTATCGCAACGGTATTTATCATAATCGGCGGTATCGTCGCGTGGTCAGCCCAGCGTAACGCCTGCAAAAGCATGGAGCGCCTCCACACCCACGATGTAAAGGCGCCTCGAACGCTGCATATGCGCTGGCTCAGTTATATCGTGTCCAGCGGCGCGGCGATTTTGGTAATTGCTTTATGGCTGCTGCGCAAAAGCGTCGTCACCTAG